The Mycolicibacterium duvalii DNA window GCCAGCCGCGGCCCGTGCTGGTCGGTGTCGGTCAACCGCAGGTCCGCGGCGATGTAGTCGACGAACTCGTCGGTGACCTGCCCGGCGGTGATCACATCGAGCATCGTGCGGAGTTGAGCGGCGTCGGGCAGGAACGGCGGCGGGCACCCCCGGTCCCGGTAGGCGCGGGCGATGTCGAAGGCCCGCTCCCGGACCGCGGCCTTGTCGGGTTCGCTCATCGCGCCCTGCAGATCCATCGCGATGAGCATCACCGGCCGCGGCAGTTCGTCGAGCAGGCCGAGGTCGCCGGTCATGTGCACCAGCGACATCAGCAGCGCGGGCACGCTGGCCTCGTCGATCGCGCGACGCAGGACGTCGTCGTCGGCGTCGGGGAACGGCAGGCCGGTCAGTCGGACGAGTTCGGGATCGCGCACCGCAGCATCGCTGACCTGTGGCATGGGCCACACCATACAGAGCCGCGCGGGTGGATGGTCAGGATTGCTCGGGCCGGTGCCGAACCAGGAAGTTCAGCACCGCGTCGGCGAACAGGTCGTTGCGATCCCCGGCGACCATGTGGCCCGCGCCCGCCACGTCGACGAACTCGACCTGCGGGAAGCGATCCAGAAACGCGGTCGCCCGGTCCCGGCTGACCAGGTCGCTGACCTGCCCGCGCACCAGCAGCATCGGCACGCCGTCGGCCAGGATGGCCGCGATCGCGGCATGCAGGCGGTCGACGTCGGTCACCTCCATCGGCGGGTGCTCCGCGGTGCCATCGATGAATTGGGGGTCCCAGTGCCAGTACCACCGATCGCCGCGACGACGCAGGTTGGCGCGCAGGCCGTCGAGGTCGGCGGGCCGGGGGCGGTGCGGGTTGAACTCGGCGATCATGTCGGCCACCTCGTCGAGCGACTCGAAGCCCTCGACCATCCGGTCGGCCATGAACGCGTGGATGCGGTCGGCCCCGGACGGGTCCATGTCCGGCACGATGTCGACCAGGACGACCGCGGCGGCGCAGCCGCGAGCGAGTTCGCCGGCCAACAGCATCGAGGTGATGCCGCCCAGCGACGCGCCGACCAGCACGGGCTGCGGCGGGAGTCGGCGGAGCAGTTCGCGCACGTCGGCGGCAAAACTCGACACCCGGTAGTCACCGTCGGCCGACCAGTCCGACTCGCCGTGCCCGCGCATGTCGACGGTGACCGCCTGCCAGCCCCGCTGGGCGACCGCTGCGGCCGCCTTCGCCCACGACCGGCGGGTCTGCCCACCGCCGTGCAGGAACACCACCGCCGTCGCGTCGGGGTGCCCGGTCCGGTCGGCGGCGATGCGCACGCCGCCGTGCCCGTCGGTGAGGAAGGACTCCGGCGCTGACGTCATCCGCCGATCGTAGGGTGTGCGGCAAGTGCGGCGGGCCATACTGGCCCGGTGAACGGGCTTGCGGGCAAGGGTGTTCTGGTGACCGGCGCCGCTTCGGGGATCGGAGCGGCGACGGCGGCGCGGCTGGTCGCCGAGGGTGCGCACGTGGTCGGATTCGACCGCACGGCCACCGATCAGCCCGGGTTTCGGTGCCTGGCCGGCGACGTGTGCGATGCGGACGCGGTGCGGCGCGCGGTGGCCGACGTGGTCGACGGCGCCGGACGCCTCGACGGTGTCGTGCACTCGGCCGGGGTGGCGGGCGGCGGGCCGGTGCACCTGCTGCCAGACGACGAGTGGCGACGCGTGCTGGAGGTGAACCTGACGGCGACGTTCGTGGTGCTGCGGGCCGCGGTGACCCAGATGCTTCCCCAGGACCGCATCGCCGGGGAGCGCGGCTCGATCGTCACACTGTCGAGCATCGAGGGTCTCGAGGGCACCGCGGGCGGCAGCGCCTACAACGCCTCCAAGGGCGGGGTCGTGCTACTGACCAAGAACGCGGCAATCGACTACGGCCCCAGCGGTATCCGGGTCAACGCGATCTGCCCCGGGTTCATCGAGACGCCGTTGCTCGACGACACGTTGGGACTCGCCGGCATGGAGGGCGTTCGCGAGGAACTGCGTCGGGAGCACAAGCTGCGCCGGTTCGGCCGGCCCGACGAGGTCGCCGCGGTGGCGGCGTTTCTGCTCTCCGCCGACGCGAGCTTCGTCAGCGGACAGGCGATCGCGGTGGACGGCGGCTACACCGCCGGCCGGGACCACGGCGTCACCGCGTTGCTGGGACTCGACGAACGGTGACCCGCGCTCACCAGACCACGGCGAGCGCGGCGGCCACGAAGGCCAGCACCCCCACGGTGACGAACATCGGCCTGGGCACGGGTTCCCCGGTGCGCTTCTGGCGGGCGCTGCCCATGCCCAGCAGAGCGCCGATGACGATCAGGATGACCAGCTTTATGCCGATCTTCGGATAGTTGAGCTCGATGCCGGCGGGCCACGGCGCGGCCAGCGCCAGACCGGTGATCAGGGACAGCAGCAGTCCGTAGTCCATCACCCGGGTCACCTGGAAGCGGCGCGCGACCGCCTCGACGACCCACGGTCCGAACAGCACGGCGAAGCCGACGATGTGCAGCAGGACAACTACAGACCGTAGTATTTCCATGACCTGGAGATTACCTCAGCGATGGGGCCGATTGCCCGGAACCGCTACATGTGCGGCGTGCCCGGCGGCACGCGATAGCAGTTCGTTCCACCGACGCCGAACACGTACATCGTGTCGCACCGGATGAAACTCCCGTCCGGGTCGGGCGGGTGGTCGCATCGGCCGCCGCCGTGACCGGCGATGACGGTGTTGGGACCGACACACGGCTGCGCGGACGCCGGCGCCGCGGCGGCGATCCCGCCGACGGTCAACAGTGCCGCGGCTGCTGCTGCTGTTGGTTTCATGGCACGCCTCCTCCCTCGTGGGCCGTACTGCTCGCGGCCCGCGGAGGGTCCCCGCGGTCTGGTGCGCCGATGCCCAGAGCCCCCTCCGGCACGTCGCGATGACCCCATTCTGCTCCGCTGCGCGGCGACGTGCACGGGGCGTTTCGGCCCCGTGGTCGTCAGGCGGTGACGGCGGCCACCCAGAACAGCCCCGCCGCGGCGACGGCCTCGACCAGGAAGTAGAACCAGTTGGGGTAGAACGATGTTCGCGCGTCGAGCGCCGACACCGCGCGGCCGAACGCCATGCCGGCCAGCGCGGCGGCCACCGTGGTGACGATCCCGGCGCGCAGCTGTGCGTCGGCGATGGCCACCACCAGGATCGCCGCGATCGCCAGACCGAAGCCACCGTAGACCGCCCGCACCTCCGAGCGTGCCGTCGCCGAGCCGAGGGTGACGTCGAACGGGGCGACCAGCCTCGCTGGCGTCACCAACGCGTAGACGCCCATCCCGGCGAAGAACACGGCCGCGACGACGAGGACGATCCAACCGAACGTGGTCACGCTTGCCTCTTTTCGCAGATGTACGCCACATCACCATGGCAGACATCGCGGCGCTGGGCTCAGACCATCGTCAGATCCGTTCCGCGGGTTTCGCGCAGACGCCAGACTGCGACGATGGTGACCACGCCGCAACCGGCGGCCAGCAGCACCAGCGGCGTCCGCGAGATCTGCTGGGCGTGCAGGCTGCTGGCGATCAACGGGGTGAAGCCCGCACCGAGCAGCGCCGCGAGCTGGTAGCCCATCGAGGCACCGGTGTACCGGACGGTGGTGCCGAACATCTCCGAGAACAGCGCGCCCAGCGGGGCGTACATCATGGACTGGACGATCTGGGCGAGCACCATCGCGATGGTCAGCCACACCTGCGACCGCAGGTCGACCAGCGCGTAGAACGGCCACGCATAGGCGACGATGCCCGCTGCACCGGTGACGATCACGGCCCGCCGCCCGAACCGGTCCGACAGAGCGGAGAAGGCGGGGATCGCGATCAGCCCGGTCACCGAGGTGAAGATCAGCGCGGTCATCACGTCGGTGCGGTGGTACCCGATCGCGGTGGCGTAACTGATCATGTAGGTGCTGATCAACGCGGTCAGCGCGAACGGACCGATCCCGACCGCGCAGGCCAGCACCAATGCGCGCGGCCTGCGCAGCACGTCGACGAGGGGCAGGCTTTTCGGCGCGGGCTTGCCTCGCGTCGCCTCGAAGATCGGGCTCTCGCTGATCGACAGCCGCACGTAGACACCGATCGCCAGCAGCAGCACGCTGAGCAGAAACGGCAGCCGCCAGCCCCAGGACAGGAAGTCCTCGTCGGGCAGCAGCGTGATGACGGTGACCACGGCAACCGAGAGCAGCGACCCGATGGGTGACCCCATCTGCATCACGCCGTTCCAGAATCCCCGGCGGTGCGGCTCGGCGTGCTCGGTGACCATCAGGGTGGCCCCACCCCACTCCCCTCCGATCGCGATCCCCTGGATCACCCGCAGCGTCACCAACAGCACCGGTGCAGCGACGCCGATGGCCGCATACGTCGGCAGCACTCCGATCAGGAAGCTCGCCACACCCATCAACACCATCGTCACGACGAGCATCGCCTTGCGGCCCAGCCGATCACCGAAGTGCCCGAAAAGGATGCCGCCGACGGGTCGCGCCACATAACCGGCGGCCAGCGTCCCGAAGGCCGCGATGGTGGCCGTCGCGGGGTTGGCCTCCGGGAAGAAGACCCACCCGAACACCAGAGCGCTCATGGTGCCGTAGACCAGGAAGTCGTAGTACTCGATGGCCGTGCCCAGCAGGCTGGACAGCGCCACCCGCCGTAACACCGTCCGGTCCGGCGCCAGCACCTGCTGCATGGTGAGACCTTGGGTGTCGGGAGCGGTCCGCACAAGGGCGACGCCCACTCATCGGAACGGAGTTGGCCGCCCGCGCGGTGATCGTGTCCAATCAGTCCCATGACGGTCGACTACCACGAGAGTCTGCGCGAGGTCAGCACCCCGTCGGGAGTGCTGCGCTACCACGAGGCGGGAACCGGCCCGACCCTACTGTTGTTGCACGGGTCGGGGCCCGGAGTGACCGGGTGGCGGAACTTCCGGGGCAACCTCGAGGTGTTCGCCCGTCACTTCCGGTGCCTGGTCCTGGAATTCCCCGGCTTCGGCGTCAGCGACGACTTCGGTGGCCACCCGATGGTCGACGCGCAGGGTGCCGTCGTCGCCTTCGCCGACGCGCTGGGCCTGGACCACGTCGACGTGATCGGCAACTCGATGGGCGGCGGCGTCGGCATCAACTTCGCCATCCAGCATCCTGAGCGCGTCGGCAGGCTCGTCACCATCGGCGGCATCGGCACCAACATCTTCAGCCCCGGCCCCAGCGAGGGCATCCGACTTCTGCAGGAGTTCACCGAAAACCCCACGCGCGAAAGGCTGATCGACTGGCTGCGGTCGATGGTCTACGACCCGGCGCTGGTCACCGACGAACTGATCGAGGAACGGTGGGCGCTGGCCACCGAGCCCGGCACTCTGGCCGCCGCGCGCAGGATGTACGGCAAGGCGGCGTTCGCGGCGATGATGCAGATGATGCGCGCCGCCGACCTGCCGATGCCGTGGGCGCTGATGCACAAGGTCGCCGCGCCCACCCTGCTCACCTGGGGCCGCGACGACCGGGTCAGCCCGCTGGACATGGCGCTGGTGCCGATGCGCACCATCCCGAACGCCGAGTTCCATGTGTTCCCGAACTGCGGGCACTGGGTGATGATCGAGGCGAAAGCCGCGTTCGAGCAGACCGTGCTCGGCTTCCTCACCCGGTGATTTCGGCGTGGTTGTCGACGCGGAGCGACGATAATCACGCCGAAATCGCTAAATGAGGCTGAACCCCTTGTAGCCGGCGCCGGCCACCTCGGCGCAGATGTCGAGGTAGACCCCGAACCCGCCGATGAAGAGCATGAACACCCGGGGCTTGCCCGGCACGTTGGCGCCCATGTACCAGGAGTTGGCCCGCGGGAACAGCGTGGCCTCGGCGCGGCGATTGCACTCGGCGATCCAGTTGTCCACCGCCTCGGGAGTTGCCTCGATCCCTACCAGGTCGTGCGCGTCGAGATGCGCGATCGCCTCGGCGATCCAGTTGATGTGGGCCTCGGCGTGCAGCACCATGTTCGCCAGCACGGCCGGTGCCCCCGGACCCGACACCAGGAACAGGTTGGGGAAGCCGTCGACGCCGAGCCCGAGGTAGGTGCGGGGCCCCTCGGCCCAGTCGTCGACCAACCGCTGCCCGCCGCGCCCGACGATGTCGATCTTGGCCAGCGTCCCGGTCAACGCGTCGAAGCCGGTCGCCAGCACGATCGCATCCAGGTCGACATGCTCTCGAGATGTGTTGATGCCGGTGGCGTCCACTGTCTCGATCGGGGTCTCACGGACGCTGACCAGGCGCACGTTCGGTCGGTTGAAGGTCTGGAAGTAATTGGTGTCGGTGCAGATTCGCTTGGTGCCGATGGGGTGGTCATTCGGGATCAGCAGGTCTGCGACCCCGGGGTCGTCGATGACCGCCCGGACCTTCTCCTCGTAGAACTTGCGTGCTTCCTCGTTGGCGTCGAGGTCGATCATCTGGTCGGCGAAGGTCTTGGAGAACAGCACACCGCCGAGTTGCCAACGTTTCTCGAAGGCTTCGCGGCGCTCTTCGGGGGTGGCCTCCATCGTCAGCTTCGGGTGCGCGACATGCGGGGAGCCGCCACCACTGCGCCACGACATGCGGCGCCGCTCGGCGTAGGTCGCCTTGGCGTGGGCGACCTCGTCGGCCGACAACGGACGGTTCCCGGCGGGCACACTGTAGTTGGGTGTCCTCTGGAAGACCACGAGTTGGTCGGCCTGCTCGGCGATGATCGGAATCGATTGGATTCCCGAGGATCCGGTGCCGATGACGCCGACACGCTTGCCGGTGAAGTCCACACCTCCCTGCGGCCAATCGGCGGTGTGATAGACCTCGCCGGCGAAGGTGTCCAGGCCTGCGATGTCCGGTGTCAGCGGCGAGGACAACGGCCCAGTGGCCATCACCACGAAGCGGGCGCAGACGACTTCGCCGCTGTCGGTGGTGACGGTCCAGCGGAGGGCCACTTCGTCGAGCACCGCCGAGACGACCCGGGTGTTGAACGTGACACCCGCGCGCAGGTCGAGTTTGTCGGCGACCCACTTGATGTAGTCCAGGATCTCGGCTTGGGTCGCGTACTTCTCCGTCCACGTCCACTCCTGTTGGAGATCGTCGGAGAACGAGTAGCAGTAGTCCAGGCTCTCCACGTCGCAGCGCGCGCCCGGGTACCGATTGAAGTACCAGGTGCCACCCACCTCGGGCGCGGCTTCGAAGACCCGCACGGACCATCCCTGGGCACGGAACTTGTGTAGGGCGTACAGACCCGCGAAACCCGCACCGACCACCACGATGTCGACTGAACTCTGAGCCGGACTACTCACACCGACCGACGGTAGGAGCGAGGCCCGGGAACGCGCCGGGCATCTCCCGGTCAACGGTCATCGGGATTGCCGTCCCGGCCACCGGTAGGCGCGGCATCGCGGGGGGCTCGTCCTCGGTCAGGATGGCGGCATGAGCGACGCGCCCCGTGCCGTGCCCCTGACGGTCACCGACGTACTCGACGAGGGACCCGACGCCAAGTCCCTGGTCTTCTCGGTGCCCGCAGAACACCGCGACCGGTTCGGCTACCGGCCGGGTCAGTTCCTGACGCTGCGCATCCCCAGCGAGCGGACGGGGGCGGTGGCGCGCTGCTATTCGCTGGCCAGCTCGCCGCACACCGACACCGCGCCGAAGGTGACGGTCAAGCGGACTGACGGCGGCTACGGTTCGAACTGGTTGTGCGACAACGTCTCCGCCGGAGATGTGATCGAAGCGTTGCCGCCGTCGGGCGCCTTCACCCCTCGTGATCTCGACAGTGACCACCTGCTGTGGGCCGCCGGCAGCGGCATCACCCCGGTGATGTCGATCCTGAAATCGGTTCTCGCGGCCGGAACCGGCCGAGTCGTGCTCTGTTACGCCAACCGCGACGAGGCCTCGGTGATCTTCGCCGCCGAACTGCGTGACCTCGCCGCCCGCTATGCCGGGCGGCTGACCGTGCTGCACTGGCTGGAGTCCGTCCAGGGCCTGCCCACCGGGGTGCAACTGAGTCACTTCAGCCGACTGTTCGGCGGTTACCAGTCCTACATCTGCGGACCCGCGCCGTTCATGGCGGTGGTCAGGGAGACCCTCAT harbors:
- a CDS encoding Fe-S protein, which codes for MEILRSVVVLLHIVGFAVLFGPWVVEAVARRFQVTRVMDYGLLLSLITGLALAAPWPAGIELNYPKIGIKLVILIVIGALLGMGSARQKRTGEPVPRPMFVTVGVLAFVAAALAVVW
- a CDS encoding alpha/beta fold hydrolase gives rise to the protein MTVDYHESLREVSTPSGVLRYHEAGTGPTLLLLHGSGPGVTGWRNFRGNLEVFARHFRCLVLEFPGFGVSDDFGGHPMVDAQGAVVAFADALGLDHVDVIGNSMGGGVGINFAIQHPERVGRLVTIGGIGTNIFSPGPSEGIRLLQEFTENPTRERLIDWLRSMVYDPALVTDELIEERWALATEPGTLAAARRMYGKAAFAAMMQMMRAADLPMPWALMHKVAAPTLLTWGRDDRVSPLDMALVPMRTIPNAEFHVFPNCGHWVMIEAKAAFEQTVLGFLTR
- a CDS encoding alpha/beta fold hydrolase, encoding MTSAPESFLTDGHGGVRIAADRTGHPDATAVVFLHGGGQTRRSWAKAAAAVAQRGWQAVTVDMRGHGESDWSADGDYRVSSFAADVRELLRRLPPQPVLVGASLGGITSMLLAGELARGCAAAVVLVDIVPDMDPSGADRIHAFMADRMVEGFESLDEVADMIAEFNPHRPRPADLDGLRANLRRRGDRWYWHWDPQFIDGTAEHPPMEVTDVDRLHAAIAAILADGVPMLLVRGQVSDLVSRDRATAFLDRFPQVEFVDVAGAGHMVAGDRNDLFADAVLNFLVRHRPEQS
- a CDS encoding flavin-containing monooxygenase — encoded protein: MSSPAQSSVDIVVVGAGFAGLYALHKFRAQGWSVRVFEAAPEVGGTWYFNRYPGARCDVESLDYCYSFSDDLQQEWTWTEKYATQAEILDYIKWVADKLDLRAGVTFNTRVVSAVLDEVALRWTVTTDSGEVVCARFVVMATGPLSSPLTPDIAGLDTFAGEVYHTADWPQGGVDFTGKRVGVIGTGSSGIQSIPIIAEQADQLVVFQRTPNYSVPAGNRPLSADEVAHAKATYAERRRMSWRSGGGSPHVAHPKLTMEATPEERREAFEKRWQLGGVLFSKTFADQMIDLDANEEARKFYEEKVRAVIDDPGVADLLIPNDHPIGTKRICTDTNYFQTFNRPNVRLVSVRETPIETVDATGINTSREHVDLDAIVLATGFDALTGTLAKIDIVGRGGQRLVDDWAEGPRTYLGLGVDGFPNLFLVSGPGAPAVLANMVLHAEAHINWIAEAIAHLDAHDLVGIEATPEAVDNWIAECNRRAEATLFPRANSWYMGANVPGKPRVFMLFIGGFGVYLDICAEVAGAGYKGFSLI
- a CDS encoding ferredoxin--NADP reductase is translated as MSDAPRAVPLTVTDVLDEGPDAKSLVFSVPAEHRDRFGYRPGQFLTLRIPSERTGAVARCYSLASSPHTDTAPKVTVKRTDGGYGSNWLCDNVSAGDVIEALPPSGAFTPRDLDSDHLLWAAGSGITPVMSILKSVLAAGTGRVVLCYANRDEASVIFAAELRDLAARYAGRLTVLHWLESVQGLPTGVQLSHFSRLFGGYQSYICGPAPFMAVVRETLIDSGVPRENIHLEVFQSLEGDPFTAPATDAGPDDGEAADAEVLIDGERHHLRWPVDRNLVDTMLAAGIEVPYSCREGNCGSCAATVVEGEVDPGNAAILEADDIAEGLILACQARPRSDSVTVEF
- a CDS encoding CDGP domain-containing protein produces the protein MKPTAAAAAALLTVGGIAAAAPASAQPCVGPNTVIAGHGGGRCDHPPDPDGSFIRCDTMYVFGVGGTNCYRVPPGTPHM
- a CDS encoding SDR family NAD(P)-dependent oxidoreductase; this encodes MNGLAGKGVLVTGAASGIGAATAARLVAEGAHVVGFDRTATDQPGFRCLAGDVCDADAVRRAVADVVDGAGRLDGVVHSAGVAGGGPVHLLPDDEWRRVLEVNLTATFVVLRAAVTQMLPQDRIAGERGSIVTLSSIEGLEGTAGGSAYNASKGGVVLLTKNAAIDYGPSGIRVNAICPGFIETPLLDDTLGLAGMEGVREELRREHKLRRFGRPDEVAAVAAFLLSADASFVSGQAIAVDGGYTAGRDHGVTALLGLDER
- a CDS encoding MFS transporter: MQQVLAPDRTVLRRVALSSLLGTAIEYYDFLVYGTMSALVFGWVFFPEANPATATIAAFGTLAAGYVARPVGGILFGHFGDRLGRKAMLVVTMVLMGVASFLIGVLPTYAAIGVAAPVLLVTLRVIQGIAIGGEWGGATLMVTEHAEPHRRGFWNGVMQMGSPIGSLLSVAVVTVITLLPDEDFLSWGWRLPFLLSVLLLAIGVYVRLSISESPIFEATRGKPAPKSLPLVDVLRRPRALVLACAVGIGPFALTALISTYMISYATAIGYHRTDVMTALIFTSVTGLIAIPAFSALSDRFGRRAVIVTGAAGIVAYAWPFYALVDLRSQVWLTIAMVLAQIVQSMMYAPLGALFSEMFGTTVRYTGASMGYQLAALLGAGFTPLIASSLHAQQISRTPLVLLAAGCGVVTIVAVWRLRETRGTDLTMV
- a CDS encoding DUF4345 domain-containing protein, translated to MGVYALVTPARLVAPFDVTLGSATARSEVRAVYGGFGLAIAAILVVAIADAQLRAGIVTTVAAALAGMAFGRAVSALDARTSFYPNWFYFLVEAVAAAGLFWVAAVTA